Proteins from a genomic interval of Fundulus heteroclitus isolate FHET01 unplaced genomic scaffold, MU-UCD_Fhet_4.1 scaffold_40, whole genome shotgun sequence:
- the isl1 gene encoding insulin gene enhancer protein isl-1 isoform X1 — MGDMGDPPKKKRLVSLCVGCGNQIHDQYILRVSPDLEWHAACLKCAECSQYLDESCTCFVRDGKTYCKRDYIRLYGIKCAKCNIGFSKNDFVMRARSKVYHIECFRCVACSRQLIPGDEFALREDGLFCRADHDVVERASLGSGEPLSPLHPARPLQMAAEPISARQPALRPHVHKQPEKTTRVRTVLNEKQLHTLRTCYNANPRPDALMKEQLVEMTGLSPRVIRVWFQNKRCKDKKKSLLMKQLQQQQPNDKTNIQGMTGTPMVAASPERHDGGLQANPVEVQSYQPPWKVLSDFALQSDIDQPAFQQLVSFSEGGPGSNSTGSEVASMSSQLPDTPNSMVSSPIEA; from the exons ATGGGAGACATGGGGGACCCGCCGAAAA AGAAGCGACTGGTGTCTCTTTGCGTGGGCTGCGGGAACCAGATCCACGACCAATACATCCTGCGGGTCTCCCCGGACCTGGAGTGGCACGCGGCGTGTCTGAAGTGCGCGGAGTGCAGTCAGTACCTGGACGAGTCATGCACTTGCTTCGTCAGGGATGGGAAGACGTACTGTAAGCGGGACTACATCAG GTTATACGGGATTAAATGCGCTAAATGCAATATCGGCTTCAGCAAGAATGACTTCGTCATGAGGGCTCGCTCCAAAGTCTACCACATCGAGTGTTTCCGCTGCGTGGCCTGCAGCAGGCAGCTTATCCCGGGAGACGAGTTTGCTCTGCGGGAGGACGGCTTGTTCTGTCGCGCTGACCATGACGTGGTGGAGCGGGCCAGCCTGGGCAGCGGAGAGCCGCTCAGCCCTCTGCACCCGGCCAGGCCGCTGCAGATGGCAG CAGAACCAATCTCAGCGCGACAGCCTGCATTACGACCCCACGTCCACAAACAGCCCGAGAAGACCACCAGGGTCCGGACGGTGCTGAACGAGAAGCAGCTGCACACGCTGCGGACCTGCTACAACGCCAACCCGAGGCCCGACGCCCTGATGAAGGAGCAACTGGTGGAGATGACCGGCCTAAGCCCGCGGGTCATCCGCGTCTGGTTCCAGAACAAGCGGTGCAAGGACAAGAAGAAAAGCCTGCTGatgaagcagctgcagcagcagcagcccaaCGACAAGACG aaCATCCAGGGCATGACGGGCACCCCGATGGTTGCGGCCAGCCCGGAGCGGCACGACGGCGGCCTCCAGGCCAACCCGGTGGAGGTGCAGAGCTACCAGCCGCCCTGGAAGGTCCTCAGCGACTTCGCTCTGCAAAGCGACATCGACCAGCCAGCCTTCCAACAACTG GTCAGCTTCTCGGAGGGAGGACCAGGTTCCAATTCCACCGGCAGCGAGGTAGCATCCATGTCCTCCCAGCTTCCCGACACGCCGAACAGCATGGTCTCCAGCCCCATCGAGGCCTGA
- the isl1 gene encoding insulin gene enhancer protein isl-1 isoform X2 — protein sequence MGDMGDPPKKKRLVSLCVGCGNQIHDQYILRVSPDLEWHAACLKCAECSQYLDESCTCFVRDGKTYCKRDYIRLYGIKCAKCNIGFSKNDFVMRARSKVYHIECFRCVACSRQLIPGDEFALREDGLFCRADHDVVERASLGSGEPLSPLHPARPLQMAEPISARQPALRPHVHKQPEKTTRVRTVLNEKQLHTLRTCYNANPRPDALMKEQLVEMTGLSPRVIRVWFQNKRCKDKKKSLLMKQLQQQQPNDKTNIQGMTGTPMVAASPERHDGGLQANPVEVQSYQPPWKVLSDFALQSDIDQPAFQQLVSFSEGGPGSNSTGSEVASMSSQLPDTPNSMVSSPIEA from the exons ATGGGAGACATGGGGGACCCGCCGAAAA AGAAGCGACTGGTGTCTCTTTGCGTGGGCTGCGGGAACCAGATCCACGACCAATACATCCTGCGGGTCTCCCCGGACCTGGAGTGGCACGCGGCGTGTCTGAAGTGCGCGGAGTGCAGTCAGTACCTGGACGAGTCATGCACTTGCTTCGTCAGGGATGGGAAGACGTACTGTAAGCGGGACTACATCAG GTTATACGGGATTAAATGCGCTAAATGCAATATCGGCTTCAGCAAGAATGACTTCGTCATGAGGGCTCGCTCCAAAGTCTACCACATCGAGTGTTTCCGCTGCGTGGCCTGCAGCAGGCAGCTTATCCCGGGAGACGAGTTTGCTCTGCGGGAGGACGGCTTGTTCTGTCGCGCTGACCATGACGTGGTGGAGCGGGCCAGCCTGGGCAGCGGAGAGCCGCTCAGCCCTCTGCACCCGGCCAGGCCGCTGCAGATGGCAG AACCAATCTCAGCGCGACAGCCTGCATTACGACCCCACGTCCACAAACAGCCCGAGAAGACCACCAGGGTCCGGACGGTGCTGAACGAGAAGCAGCTGCACACGCTGCGGACCTGCTACAACGCCAACCCGAGGCCCGACGCCCTGATGAAGGAGCAACTGGTGGAGATGACCGGCCTAAGCCCGCGGGTCATCCGCGTCTGGTTCCAGAACAAGCGGTGCAAGGACAAGAAGAAAAGCCTGCTGatgaagcagctgcagcagcagcagcccaaCGACAAGACG aaCATCCAGGGCATGACGGGCACCCCGATGGTTGCGGCCAGCCCGGAGCGGCACGACGGCGGCCTCCAGGCCAACCCGGTGGAGGTGCAGAGCTACCAGCCGCCCTGGAAGGTCCTCAGCGACTTCGCTCTGCAAAGCGACATCGACCAGCCAGCCTTCCAACAACTG GTCAGCTTCTCGGAGGGAGGACCAGGTTCCAATTCCACCGGCAGCGAGGTAGCATCCATGTCCTCCCAGCTTCCCGACACGCCGAACAGCATGGTCTCCAGCCCCATCGAGGCCTGA
- the isl1 gene encoding insulin gene enhancer protein isl-1 isoform X3, protein MQLWTFVVISVVKPFFLAYYEKRLVSLCVGCGNQIHDQYILRVSPDLEWHAACLKCAECSQYLDESCTCFVRDGKTYCKRDYIRLYGIKCAKCNIGFSKNDFVMRARSKVYHIECFRCVACSRQLIPGDEFALREDGLFCRADHDVVERASLGSGEPLSPLHPARPLQMAAEPISARQPALRPHVHKQPEKTTRVRTVLNEKQLHTLRTCYNANPRPDALMKEQLVEMTGLSPRVIRVWFQNKRCKDKKKSLLMKQLQQQQPNDKTNIQGMTGTPMVAASPERHDGGLQANPVEVQSYQPPWKVLSDFALQSDIDQPAFQQLVSFSEGGPGSNSTGSEVASMSSQLPDTPNSMVSSPIEA, encoded by the exons ATGCAACTTTGGACTTTTGTTGTCATATCCGTAGTAAAACCCTTTTTCTTGGCCTATTACG AGAAGCGACTGGTGTCTCTTTGCGTGGGCTGCGGGAACCAGATCCACGACCAATACATCCTGCGGGTCTCCCCGGACCTGGAGTGGCACGCGGCGTGTCTGAAGTGCGCGGAGTGCAGTCAGTACCTGGACGAGTCATGCACTTGCTTCGTCAGGGATGGGAAGACGTACTGTAAGCGGGACTACATCAG GTTATACGGGATTAAATGCGCTAAATGCAATATCGGCTTCAGCAAGAATGACTTCGTCATGAGGGCTCGCTCCAAAGTCTACCACATCGAGTGTTTCCGCTGCGTGGCCTGCAGCAGGCAGCTTATCCCGGGAGACGAGTTTGCTCTGCGGGAGGACGGCTTGTTCTGTCGCGCTGACCATGACGTGGTGGAGCGGGCCAGCCTGGGCAGCGGAGAGCCGCTCAGCCCTCTGCACCCGGCCAGGCCGCTGCAGATGGCAG CAGAACCAATCTCAGCGCGACAGCCTGCATTACGACCCCACGTCCACAAACAGCCCGAGAAGACCACCAGGGTCCGGACGGTGCTGAACGAGAAGCAGCTGCACACGCTGCGGACCTGCTACAACGCCAACCCGAGGCCCGACGCCCTGATGAAGGAGCAACTGGTGGAGATGACCGGCCTAAGCCCGCGGGTCATCCGCGTCTGGTTCCAGAACAAGCGGTGCAAGGACAAGAAGAAAAGCCTGCTGatgaagcagctgcagcagcagcagcccaaCGACAAGACG aaCATCCAGGGCATGACGGGCACCCCGATGGTTGCGGCCAGCCCGGAGCGGCACGACGGCGGCCTCCAGGCCAACCCGGTGGAGGTGCAGAGCTACCAGCCGCCCTGGAAGGTCCTCAGCGACTTCGCTCTGCAAAGCGACATCGACCAGCCAGCCTTCCAACAACTG GTCAGCTTCTCGGAGGGAGGACCAGGTTCCAATTCCACCGGCAGCGAGGTAGCATCCATGTCCTCCCAGCTTCCCGACACGCCGAACAGCATGGTCTCCAGCCCCATCGAGGCCTGA